The Acinetobacter sp. WCHA45 DNA window TTATGCGTGCATTCGGCTTCCCGTTCAAATAAGAGGTCGATATGGCTAAGAAAGGTATGATTAATCGCGAATTGAAACGCGAAAAGACAGTTGCTAAATACGCTGCAAAACGTGCTGAATTAAAAGCAACGATTGCAAACGTAAATGCATCTGATGAAGAGCGTTTCGAAGCGATGATGAAGTTACAAGCATTACCACGTAATGCATCTCCAGTACGTCTTCGTAACCGCTGTGGTTTAACTGGTCGTCCTCATGGTTACTTCCGTAAGTTC harbors:
- the rpsN gene encoding 30S ribosomal protein S14, with translation MAKKGMINRELKREKTVAKYAAKRAELKATIANVNASDEERFEAMMKLQALPRNASPVRLRNRCGLTGRPHGYFRKFGLSRNKLRDTVMQGDVPGVVKASW